A section of the Clostridium omnivorum genome encodes:
- the speE gene encoding polyamine aminopropyltransferase has product MDMWLKEGQISDAAMTYKIKETLVTKKTEFQDLAIVDTYAFGRMLILDGIVQTTIKDEYVYHEMISHIPLFTHPNPKKVLVVGGGDGGAIREILKHPSVEKAILCEIDSAVVEECKKFLPEISCALDDSRCEIFIGDGIKYVHEHKNEFDVIIVDSTDPFGAAEGLFGGSFYKEISECLTEDGIFIAQTETPFYLPEVVKSVVNDAKAVFPITKLFMAGIPTYPSGFWSFTVGSKKYDPENIEINRDLDFTTKYYTKKLHKSCFTLPKFVEDLTK; this is encoded by the coding sequence ATGGACATGTGGTTAAAAGAAGGGCAAATCAGCGACGCTGCTATGACCTATAAAATAAAAGAAACTTTAGTTACTAAAAAGACTGAATTTCAGGATTTAGCCATAGTAGATACCTACGCTTTTGGGAGAATGTTAATTCTAGATGGGATAGTACAAACAACTATAAAGGACGAATATGTATATCATGAAATGATTTCACATATTCCACTATTTACCCACCCAAATCCAAAAAAGGTACTTGTAGTTGGTGGTGGTGACGGAGGAGCAATAAGGGAAATTTTAAAACACCCTTCAGTAGAAAAAGCAATTTTATGCGAAATAGATAGTGCTGTAGTGGAGGAGTGTAAAAAATTCCTACCTGAGATTAGTTGTGCTCTTGATGATTCAAGGTGTGAAATTTTTATTGGTGACGGTATAAAATATGTTCATGAACACAAAAATGAATTTGATGTAATCATTGTTGACTCAACAGATCCTTTCGGAGCTGCAGAAGGACTTTTTGGCGGAAGCTTTTACAAAGAAATTTCAGAATGTTTAACTGAAGATGGAATATTTATAGCGCAAACAGAAACACCTTTTTATCTACCAGAAGTGGTTAAAAGTGTTGTCAATGATGCAAAAGCTGTATTTCCAATAACAAAATTATTTATGGCCGGGATTCCTACATATCCAAGCGGTTTTTGGAGCTTTACCGTAGGTTCAAAAAAATATGATCCTGAAAACATAGAAATAAATAGGGATCTAGATTTTACTACAAAATATTATACAAAAAAACTTCATAAGTCATGTTTTACATTACCAAAATTCGTTGAAGACCTTACTAAATAG
- a CDS encoding Eco57I restriction-modification methylase domain-containing protein: protein MNNIFIEKIKSLYNLILEPIDIMFKLTAINRYKSDLNIGINDSFGEYYYKLVEKSKNSGVVYTPVEISEYIIRSTIKEDDVVKNPFIKILDPASGCGNIIIPCYRNLKRIYLDNLDTINQMHNIRLTLENIDKHIINNNIFGYDIDEISIKVLLIDLFLEAKTILKDNFIVGDFLFDNSPIVFDVIIGNPPYVGHKSIDREYCRRLKENYSNIYKDKGDLSYCFFKRSIEKTTKRGKISFITSRYFIEAPSGENLRKLLLADININSVVDFYGIRPFKDAGIDPIIIFLEKGNNINEIDIIKPLGSNKELSENFYNSVFMNQEHAYRCFKLTKQDLKDTWMLIDRVEREIINKINAKCNSTLGDICDSYQGIITGCDKAFIVDKEIIENMEIETELLRPWIKNSNIKQFKVEKNNKFIIYSDFIDEQDKYKKSIEYIEKFKDKLSNRRECIKGIRKWYQLQWGRNPDLFEKEKIIFPYKADSNKFAVDKGSYFSADVYCLLPKSTMNVSNSYLVSILNSKLYEFYFKCYGKKLGGKLYDYYPNTIMKLPIALDIQIIDDFNVSIYNYFNLSYEQIEIIEEKLKSN from the coding sequence ATGAATAATATTTTTATAGAAAAAATTAAATCTTTATATAACTTAATTTTAGAACCTATAGATATTATGTTCAAATTAACCGCTATTAATAGATATAAAAGTGATTTAAATATTGGAATAAATGATAGCTTTGGGGAATATTATTATAAGCTTGTTGAAAAAAGCAAGAACTCAGGTGTGGTTTATACTCCAGTTGAAATATCTGAATATATTATAAGGAGTACCATTAAAGAGGATGATGTAGTAAAGAATCCTTTTATAAAAATATTAGATCCAGCTAGCGGTTGCGGAAATATTATAATACCTTGCTATAGGAATTTAAAAAGAATATATTTAGATAATTTAGATACTATTAATCAGATGCATAATATTAGGTTAACTCTTGAAAATATAGATAAACATATTATTAACAATAATATATTTGGTTATGATATAGACGAAATATCCATAAAAGTACTATTAATTGATTTGTTTTTAGAAGCAAAAACAATTTTAAAGGATAATTTTATTGTGGGAGATTTTTTGTTTGATAATAGCCCTATTGTATTTGACGTAATTATTGGAAATCCACCCTATGTTGGACATAAGAGTATAGATAGAGAATATTGTAGGAGACTAAAGGAGAATTATAGTAATATTTATAAGGATAAAGGCGACTTGAGTTATTGTTTTTTCAAACGCTCTATTGAAAAAACTACTAAAAGAGGAAAGATTAGCTTTATAACATCTAGGTACTTTATAGAAGCGCCTAGTGGCGAAAATTTGAGAAAACTTTTACTTGCTGATATTAATATAAATAGCGTAGTTGATTTTTACGGCATTAGGCCATTTAAAGACGCAGGGATTGATCCTATAATTATTTTTTTAGAAAAAGGAAATAACATAAATGAAATTGATATAATTAAACCTTTAGGAAGCAACAAAGAGCTTTCAGAAAACTTTTACAACTCTGTTTTTATGAATCAAGAACATGCTTATAGATGCTTTAAATTAACAAAACAAGATTTAAAGGATACCTGGATGCTAATAGATAGAGTTGAAAGAGAAATAATTAATAAAATTAATGCTAAGTGTAATTCAACACTGGGTGATATATGCGATAGTTATCAAGGAATAATAACTGGTTGTGATAAAGCTTTTATAGTTGATAAAGAAATAATAGAGAATATGGAAATTGAAACCGAGCTTTTAAGGCCGTGGATAAAGAATAGTAATATTAAGCAATTTAAAGTTGAAAAAAACAATAAGTTCATTATCTATTCAGATTTTATTGATGAACAAGATAAATATAAAAAATCAATAGAATACATTGAGAAGTTTAAAGATAAGCTTTCTAACAGAAGGGAATGTATTAAAGGAATAAGAAAATGGTACCAGCTGCAATGGGGAAGAAATCCAGATTTGTTTGAAAAAGAAAAAATTATATTTCCATATAAAGCTGATAGTAATAAATTTGCTGTAGATAAAGGAAGTTACTTTAGTGCTGATGTTTATTGTCTTTTACCAAAATCCACAATGAATGTAAGTAACAGTTACTTAGTAAGTATATTAAATAGTAAACTATATGAATTCTATTTTAAGTGCTACGGAAAAAAGCTTGGGGGTAAGCTATATGATTATTACCCTAATACAATTATGAAGCTTCCTATAGCACTTGATATACAAATAATAGATGATTTTAATGTAAGCATATATAATTATTTTAATCTTTCATATGAACAAATAGAAATTATTGAAGAGAAATTAAAATCTAATTAA
- the pdaA gene encoding delta-lactam-biosynthetic de-N-acetylase, whose amino-acid sequence MAKNSLILALILAVSSISGSSNIYMKKDFATISYKLELPKTDDFQGSEYIYVNDILPNENIPQNSSEINDKSLKLPNSDILRLSATEKSWFYKPRTDGLTPEEPKEVLDLIKKYNGNYVGDTSKKVLYLTFDEGYENGYTAKILDALKENNVKAAFFVTRPYIDTNKDLIKRMVAEGHLVCNHSNTHPSMAKVASSDKEKFEKEFTITEQSFEDATGTKMPKFFRPPMGKYNELSLYYTYKLQYKTIFWSFAYADWEPKKQPSPEYARKVIMERTHNGSIILLHAVSKTNAELMDSLIKEWKSKGYEFKTLNDLP is encoded by the coding sequence ATGGCGAAAAACTCGTTAATCTTAGCGTTAATTCTCGCTGTAAGCAGTATTTCAGGTAGCAGTAATATTTACATGAAAAAGGATTTTGCTACTATTTCATATAAGCTTGAATTACCTAAAACAGATGATTTTCAGGGCTCAGAATATATATATGTAAATGATATTTTACCTAATGAAAATATACCACAAAACTCAAGTGAAATAAATGATAAAAGTCTTAAATTACCCAATTCAGATATATTAAGGCTTAGTGCTACTGAAAAAAGCTGGTTCTATAAGCCCAGGACTGATGGTCTTACTCCTGAAGAACCAAAAGAGGTACTAGACCTAATAAAAAAATATAATGGAAATTATGTAGGAGATACTTCAAAAAAAGTTCTATATTTAACTTTCGATGAAGGCTATGAAAATGGCTATACTGCTAAAATACTTGATGCATTAAAAGAAAACAATGTAAAAGCAGCATTCTTTGTAACAAGGCCCTATATCGACACCAACAAGGATTTAATTAAAAGGATGGTGGCTGAGGGCCACCTGGTATGTAATCACTCAAATACACATCCATCCATGGCTAAAGTTGCTTCTAGTGATAAGGAGAAATTCGAAAAGGAATTTACCATTACAGAACAGAGCTTTGAAGATGCAACAGGAACAAAGATGCCGAAGTTTTTTAGACCACCTATGGGTAAGTATAATGAGCTTTCTTTATACTACACTTATAAATTACAATATAAAACCATCTTTTGGAGTTTCGCCTATGCTGACTGGGAACCTAAAAAACAGCCAAGTCCTGAATATGCTAGAAAAGTAATCATGGAAAGAACTCATAATGGAAGCATTATACTTCTACACGCTGTATCAAAAACTAATGCAGAACTTATGGATTCTTTAATTAAGGAATGGAAATCAAAAGGATATGAATTTAAAACTCTTAATGATTTACCTTAA
- a CDS encoding cyclodeaminase/cyclohydrolase family protein, which yields MLSNLTVNEFIKELASNSPAPGGGSVAALSASIGSALSCMVFNLTIGKKSYNEYDENTKNMILDSLKQSDTSKEEFLSLMEKDVEEFLQLMAAFKLPKETEEEKVIRSNKIKEGYVKALEVPFEVAKKAYSIYEFVLVACKYGNKNAVSDAGVAALMLQTAIESAILNVKINLSSISDEEYKKNIQLKCNELIENGNAKKNEILEIVNSKL from the coding sequence GTGTTAAGCAATTTAACAGTTAATGAATTTATAAAGGAATTGGCATCTAATTCTCCTGCACCTGGTGGTGGGAGTGTGGCAGCATTATCTGCTTCCATTGGTAGTGCCCTGAGCTGCATGGTATTCAATTTAACTATAGGCAAGAAGAGTTATAATGAATATGATGAAAATACAAAAAACATGATTTTAGATAGTTTAAAGCAATCTGATACTTCAAAAGAAGAGTTCTTATCCTTAATGGAAAAGGATGTAGAAGAGTTTCTACAATTAATGGCTGCATTTAAACTTCCTAAAGAAACTGAAGAAGAAAAGGTAATAAGAAGTAATAAGATTAAAGAGGGTTATGTTAAAGCCTTAGAAGTTCCATTTGAGGTCGCTAAGAAGGCATATAGTATTTATGAATTTGTTCTTGTAGCATGTAAATATGGTAATAAAAATGCGGTTTCAGATGCTGGAGTTGCAGCACTTATGCTTCAAACAGCAATTGAGAGTGCTATACTTAATGTAAAGATAAATCTTTCAAGTATTTCTGATGAAGAATACAAAAAGAATATACAATTGAAGTGCAATGAACTTATAGAAAATGGTAATGCAAAGAAAAATGAGATATTAGAAATAGTAAATTCAAAGCTTTAA
- the hutI gene encoding imidazolonepropionase has protein sequence MNTVIKNIGCLVTCRGNAIKTGESLNDAGIIDNGFVVIEEDKILAVGKGEDYKKYLKEDTTIINGENMTVTPGLIDSHTHVVYGGSREKELALKLNNVSYIEILNNGGGILSTVRNTRKADSDILSEETKKRLDLMLLHGTTTIESKSGYGLNFEDEIKMLNVNKKLNDEHPIDIVSTYLGAHAIPEEYKENRDGYIDLMINEVIPYVGKNKLANFIDCFCEEGVFSVEESRRILKAGAEKGLKVKIHADEIKPIGGAELAAELNATSAEHLVGASLEGIKELANKGVVAVLLPSTSFYLMLNKFADARTMIKENVPIALATDCNPGTSPTESLQNVMTFACFGMRLTPEEIINSMTINAAYAIGKNDEIGSIEPGKKADLVIFNSKSLNYLIYHFGINSVKSVIKNGKLVVDDNKIVERW, from the coding sequence GTGAATACGGTAATTAAAAATATAGGATGCCTAGTAACCTGTAGAGGTAATGCTATTAAAACTGGAGAAAGCCTTAATGATGCTGGAATTATAGATAATGGATTTGTAGTAATTGAAGAAGATAAAATATTAGCTGTTGGCAAAGGTGAGGATTATAAAAAATATTTGAAAGAAGACACCACTATTATAAATGGTGAAAACATGACTGTGACTCCAGGACTCATAGACAGCCATACTCATGTTGTATATGGAGGTTCAAGAGAAAAGGAGTTAGCATTAAAGCTAAATAATGTAAGCTATATAGAAATACTCAATAATGGAGGCGGAATATTAAGTACAGTAAGAAATACTAGAAAGGCTGATTCGGATATACTTTCAGAGGAAACTAAGAAGAGGCTGGATTTAATGCTGCTTCATGGTACAACTACAATAGAAAGTAAATCCGGATATGGACTTAATTTTGAAGATGAAATTAAAATGCTTAACGTAAATAAAAAACTTAATGATGAACATCCTATAGATATTGTGTCTACTTACTTAGGTGCTCATGCAATTCCAGAAGAGTATAAGGAAAATAGAGATGGATATATTGATCTAATGATTAATGAGGTTATTCCTTATGTGGGAAAAAATAAGTTGGCTAATTTCATTGACTGCTTTTGTGAAGAAGGAGTTTTCAGTGTTGAAGAAAGCAGGAGAATATTAAAAGCTGGAGCGGAGAAAGGACTTAAAGTAAAGATACATGCAGATGAGATAAAGCCAATTGGGGGAGCAGAGCTGGCTGCAGAGCTAAATGCTACTTCAGCAGAGCATTTGGTAGGAGCTTCACTAGAAGGTATAAAGGAGCTAGCGAATAAAGGTGTTGTAGCAGTTCTGTTGCCATCCACCTCTTTTTATCTTATGCTTAATAAGTTTGCAGATGCTAGGACTATGATAAAAGAAAATGTTCCAATAGCATTAGCTACAGACTGCAATCCAGGGACATCGCCAACAGAATCACTACAGAACGTAATGACGTTTGCATGTTTTGGAATGAGGCTTACTCCAGAAGAAATTATAAATTCTATGACTATAAATGCAGCCTATGCAATTGGAAAAAATGATGAAATAGGAAGCATAGAACCAGGAAAAAAAGCTGATTTAGTAATATTTAATAGTAAAAGCCTTAATTATTTAATTTACCATTTTGGAATAAATTCGGTGAAAAGTGTAATAAAAAATGGTAAGCTAGTAGTGGATGATAATAAAATTGTTGAAAGGTGGTAG
- the ftcD gene encoding glutamate formimidoyltransferase, which translates to MSKIVECIPNFSEGRNKEVIEKIIDTLRGRQGVKLLDYSSDADHNRTVVTFIGEPERVEEAILDMAKQVYENIDMTCHQGGHPRMGALDVVPFVPVSNVTMEECIELAKSVGKKIAENFSIPVYLYEDAASAPERQNLAVVRKGQYEGFFEKIKQKGWSPDYGPSEVNVKGGCVAVGARVPLVAFNVNLGTDNVEIANNIAKIVRHIGGGLRYVKAMGVKLEDRNIAQVSMNLVNYEKTAVYRAYEMVKMEAKRYGVPVIGSEVIGLVPMQALIQCAEYYLQIENFSIDQILEKRIWE; encoded by the coding sequence ATGAGTAAGATTGTAGAATGTATACCAAATTTTAGCGAAGGCAGAAATAAGGAAGTTATTGAAAAAATTATTGATACTCTAAGAGGCAGGCAAGGCGTAAAGCTTTTAGACTATTCATCAGATGCAGATCATAATAGAACAGTTGTAACCTTCATTGGTGAGCCAGAGAGAGTAGAGGAAGCAATTCTTGATATGGCAAAGCAAGTATATGAGAATATAGATATGACTTGTCATCAAGGAGGACATCCAAGAATGGGAGCTTTAGATGTAGTTCCTTTTGTACCGGTTTCTAATGTTACTATGGAAGAGTGTATTGAACTTGCAAAAAGCGTTGGTAAAAAGATAGCTGAGAACTTTAGTATACCAGTTTATTTGTATGAGGATGCAGCATCAGCTCCAGAAAGACAAAACTTAGCTGTTGTAAGAAAAGGTCAGTATGAAGGCTTCTTTGAAAAGATAAAACAAAAGGGATGGTCGCCAGATTATGGTCCTAGTGAAGTCAATGTTAAAGGAGGATGTGTTGCAGTAGGTGCAAGAGTTCCACTAGTAGCATTTAATGTAAATTTAGGCACAGATAATGTGGAAATTGCAAATAACATTGCAAAGATTGTAAGACATATTGGTGGTGGACTTAGATATGTTAAGGCAATGGGAGTTAAACTAGAGGACAGAAATATTGCTCAAGTGTCCATGAATTTAGTTAATTATGAGAAAACTGCAGTATATAGAGCATATGAAATGGTGAAGATGGAAGCAAAAAGATATGGAGTTCCTGTTATAGGAAGTGAAGTTATAGGTCTTGTTCCTATGCAGGCACTAATTCAATGTGCTGAATACTATTTGCAAATTGAAAACTTTTCTATAGATCAAATACTTGAAAAGAGGATTTGGGAATAA
- the hutU gene encoding urocanate hydratase produces the protein MHREIRAPRGTELSCKGWQQEGILRMLMNNLDPANAEDPDNLIVYGGTGRAARNWECFDALVKTIKELEDDETMLVQSGKPVGVFKSHKDAPRAIIANSNLVPHWANWDYFRELERQGLTMYGQMTAGSWIYIGTQGILQGTYETLAAVAHKKFKDSLKGTITLTGGLGGMSGAQPLAVTMNEGVAICVEVDRNRIQRRLDTKYVDVLVEDPAEAVNMALEAKKEGRALSIALLGNCSDVYPKFIQMGFQPDVVTDQTSAHDTLGGYVPGGMSYEDALKLRQENPEEYIKQAKKSIRVHVECMLEFQKRGAETFDYGNNIRQVAYEEGLKNAFDFPGFVPAYIRPLFCEGKGPFRWAALSGDPEDIYATDRKVLELFPNDSHLNRWIKMAGERIAFQGLPSRICWLGYGERAKFGLAINEMVRNGEVKAPIVIGRDHLDCGSVASPNRETEGMKDGSDAISDWALLNFGINAIGGATWVSFHHGGGVGIGYSQHAGQVIVCDGSYETDERIRRVLTTDPGMGVLRHADAGYEEAIKFAKEHDDIKIPMLKK, from the coding sequence ATGCATAGAGAAATAAGAGCGCCAAGAGGTACTGAACTTTCTTGTAAGGGTTGGCAACAGGAAGGAATTTTAAGAATGCTAATGAATAATCTAGACCCAGCTAATGCTGAGGATCCAGATAATCTAATAGTTTATGGAGGAACAGGAAGAGCAGCACGAAATTGGGAGTGCTTTGATGCTCTTGTAAAAACCATAAAGGAACTTGAAGATGACGAGACAATGCTTGTACAATCAGGTAAGCCAGTTGGAGTTTTCAAATCACATAAGGATGCACCAAGAGCCATAATAGCAAATTCTAATCTTGTTCCACATTGGGCTAATTGGGATTACTTTAGAGAATTAGAAAGACAAGGACTTACAATGTATGGACAAATGACAGCTGGAAGCTGGATATATATAGGTACACAAGGAATACTTCAGGGGACATATGAAACTTTAGCAGCAGTAGCACATAAGAAATTTAAGGATTCATTAAAGGGAACTATTACTTTGACTGGTGGACTTGGAGGGATGAGTGGAGCTCAGCCTCTAGCTGTAACAATGAATGAAGGAGTAGCTATTTGTGTAGAAGTTGATAGAAATAGAATTCAAAGACGTTTAGATACAAAATATGTTGATGTTTTAGTGGAAGACCCTGCAGAAGCTGTTAATATGGCTTTAGAGGCAAAAAAAGAAGGAAGGGCATTATCTATAGCTTTACTTGGAAATTGCTCTGATGTGTACCCTAAATTCATTCAAATGGGCTTCCAACCAGATGTTGTAACAGATCAAACTTCAGCACATGATACCTTGGGTGGATATGTTCCTGGAGGTATGAGCTATGAGGATGCTTTAAAATTAAGACAAGAAAACCCAGAAGAATATATTAAACAGGCGAAAAAGAGTATAAGAGTACATGTTGAATGTATGCTTGAATTCCAAAAGAGAGGGGCAGAAACCTTCGATTATGGAAATAACATTAGACAAGTTGCTTATGAAGAAGGACTAAAAAATGCTTTTGATTTTCCAGGTTTTGTTCCTGCATATATTAGGCCATTATTCTGCGAAGGAAAGGGACCATTTAGATGGGCTGCACTTTCTGGAGATCCGGAGGACATTTATGCTACAGATAGAAAAGTATTAGAGCTTTTCCCAAATGATTCCCACTTAAATAGATGGATAAAGATGGCTGGAGAAAGGATTGCCTTTCAAGGATTACCTTCAAGAATATGCTGGCTTGGCTATGGAGAAAGAGCTAAATTCGGTCTTGCCATAAATGAAATGGTCAGAAATGGAGAAGTAAAAGCTCCAATCGTAATAGGAAGAGACCATCTAGATTGTGGTTCTGTTGCTTCACCAAATAGAGAAACTGAAGGTATGAAGGATGGTTCAGATGCGATTTCTGACTGGGCATTATTAAACTTTGGAATTAATGCAATAGGTGGAGCTACCTGGGTATCCTTCCATCACGGCGGTGGAGTAGGTATAGGATACTCGCAACATGCGGGTCAGGTAATTGTATGTGATGGAAGTTATGAAACTGATGAAAGAATAAGAAGAGTTTTAACTACGGATCCAGGAATGGGAGTACTTAGACATGCTGATGCAGGCTATGAAGAAGCTATCAAATTTGCTAAGGAGCATGATGATATAAAAATACCAATGTTAAAAAAGTAA
- the hutH gene encoding histidine ammonia-lyase, with protein MNTVIIDGNGLTLDQLVAVAKQGYKVVLHEGAQKRVEKSRKIVERIVKNDEVVYGITTGFGKFSDVVITQNDCKTLQKNLILSHACGYGKSFPTEVVRAIMLLRANALSKGYSGITLNALNTLIEMINKGVHPIIPEKGSLGASGDLAPLAHMVLPMIGEGEAEYKGEILNGKDAMDRAGIPLVELTAKEGLALINGTQVMTAVGALAVDEAIQLLKLADVSSALTMEALRGIKDAFYPEVHSIRPHKGQMTTAENMLNLVEGSNLVTNQGELRVQDAYTLRCIPQVHGASKDAINYVLERVLIEMNSATDNPVITENGNVISGGNFHGQPMALSFDFLGIAAAELGNISERRIERLINYQLNDLPAFLVKKGGLNSGFMITQYAAAALVSENKVLAHPASVDSIPSSANQEDHVSMGTIAARKSRDIIENVKRVIATEIMAACQAIDFRENVKLGIGTSAAYRVVRENLSFIEEDRIMYKDLDKCTELLSNRTLINEVEKVVKIKY; from the coding sequence ATGAATACAGTAATTATTGATGGAAATGGCTTGACCTTAGATCAGCTAGTTGCAGTTGCTAAGCAAGGCTATAAGGTAGTACTTCATGAAGGGGCACAAAAAAGAGTAGAAAAATCTAGGAAGATTGTAGAACGTATTGTAAAAAATGATGAAGTGGTATATGGAATTACCACAGGTTTTGGCAAGTTTTCTGATGTGGTAATTACACAAAATGATTGTAAAACATTGCAGAAAAATCTAATATTATCCCATGCTTGTGGTTATGGCAAAAGCTTTCCTACAGAAGTAGTTAGGGCTATTATGCTTTTAAGGGCAAATGCTCTTTCTAAGGGATATTCAGGTATAACTTTAAATGCTCTAAATACCTTGATTGAGATGATAAATAAAGGGGTACATCCTATAATCCCTGAAAAAGGTTCTTTAGGGGCTTCTGGTGATTTGGCACCACTTGCGCATATGGTATTGCCTATGATTGGCGAAGGAGAAGCGGAGTATAAAGGTGAAATATTAAATGGGAAAGATGCAATGGATAGGGCTGGAATACCGTTAGTTGAATTAACCGCAAAGGAAGGGTTAGCCCTTATAAATGGTACTCAAGTAATGACAGCTGTAGGAGCACTGGCAGTTGATGAGGCAATACAGCTTTTAAAGCTAGCCGATGTATCCTCAGCATTAACTATGGAGGCACTAAGAGGAATAAAGGATGCTTTTTATCCAGAAGTACATAGTATAAGACCTCATAAGGGTCAGATGACAACTGCAGAAAATATGCTTAATCTAGTTGAAGGCAGCAACCTAGTTACAAACCAAGGTGAACTAAGAGTTCAAGATGCTTATACTTTAAGATGCATCCCTCAGGTACATGGTGCTAGCAAAGATGCAATAAATTATGTACTTGAAAGAGTTCTTATTGAGATGAATTCAGCAACTGATAATCCAGTAATAACTGAGAATGGGAATGTTATATCAGGTGGAAATTTCCATGGGCAACCTATGGCTCTAAGCTTTGATTTTTTAGGAATAGCTGCTGCAGAGCTTGGTAACATATCTGAAAGAAGAATTGAGAGATTGATTAATTATCAACTAAATGATTTGCCAGCCTTTTTGGTAAAAAAAGGTGGACTAAATTCAGGGTTTATGATAACGCAATATGCAGCTGCAGCATTAGTATCTGAAAATAAGGTACTTGCTCATCCTGCTTCTGTAGACTCAATACCTTCCTCTGCAAACCAAGAGGATCATGTAAGTATGGGTACTATAGCAGCTAGAAAAAGCAGGGATATTATTGAAAATGTAAAGAGAGTAATAGCAACTGAAATAATGGCAGCTTGTCAAGCAATAGACTTCAGGGAAAATGTAAAACTAGGCATAGGTACTAGCGCAGCTTATAGAGTTGTTAGAGAAAATCTTAGCTTTATTGAAGAAGATAGAATTATGTATAAAGACTTAGATAAGTGTACTGAATTATTATCAAATAGAACTTTAATTAATGAAGTAGAAAAAGTTGTAAAAATAAAATATTAA